From the genome of Miscanthus floridulus cultivar M001 chromosome 10, ASM1932011v1, whole genome shotgun sequence, one region includes:
- the LOC136487244 gene encoding uncharacterized protein, with the protein MVKNREARAPRRAPPQPPAAAAARPPRRAPPQPPPAARAPRRAPPQPPAAAAARPPRRAPPQPETAARPCRRAPVPARRGPSGRRAPSPAPAAGPEASRLALPAPAPRQGFFGLYQGASNHEELHNLMKATVMIRRLKKDVLSQLPVKRRQQVFLDLSEKDVKNVRALFIELETLKIKIDSSDSKEMIDSLRFAYQNIVNKHQSGAASNHVEGSPASHVGPSPPGPSPGSHAGASHPSQSP; encoded by the exons atggtaaaaaatcgagaag CTCgcgccccgcgccgcgcgcccccgcagccccccgccgccgctgcagctcgccccccgcgccgcgcgcccccgcAGCCCCCGCCCGCAGCTCgcgccccgcgccgcgcgcccccgcagccccccgccgccgctgcagctcgccccccgcgccgcgcgcccccgcAGCCCGAGACGGCGGCGCGGCCCTGCCGGCGCGCCCCTGTCCCTGCGCGTCGGGGCCCGTCTGGCCGGCGCGCCCCCTCCCCGGCCCCTGCGGCCGGCCCCGAGGCAAGCCGCCTGGCGCTCCCAGCCCCGGCCCCGAGGCAA GGTTTTTTCGGGTTGTATCAAGGTGCTAGCAATCACGAGGAGCTGCATAATTTGATGAAAGCAACTGTCATGATCCGTAGGTTGAAGAAAGATGTCCTTTCACAGTTGCCTGTTAAACGTAGACAACAG GTCTTTCTAGATTTAAGTGAGAAAGATGTGAAAAATGTCCGCGCTCTGTTTATTGAG TTGGAGACTTTGAAGATCAAAATTGACTCCTCTGACTCCAAAGAGATGATCGACTCTCTCAGATTTGCTTACCAGAATATTGTCAATAAG catcaatcgggggcggcgtcgaaccatgtcgaagggtcgccggcatcgcacgtcgggccatccccacctggaccgtcgccgggatcgcacgctGGGGCGTCCCACCCCTCACAGTCGCCGTGA